Proteins encoded together in one Halalkaliarchaeum sp. AArc-CO window:
- a CDS encoding DUF368 domain-containing protein: MGAADAVPGVSGGTIALITGIYERLVAAITAIDADRIRRLLSGLNPRNLPDARAAFLEMDGPFLLVLGVGIMTAVITVLRTVVFLLDTVPVATFAFFFGLIGASAIVLFADLSLVTRGQKAAAVTGFLVAFLLSGETAAGADSGGLLVFVAGAIAVSAMVLPGVSGSLLLILLGQYEYMSRALEGFVDALFGLGMGGSTAAVLETAPPVIIFLSGAVVGLFTVAHGVRYALARYRNATFAFLVALVAGALRAPVVQADLALSEAGRSWTPSVLATFLAAAAVGAAIVLVLDHYAGVMDYYSEEQSI, translated from the coding sequence ATGGGTGCAGCCGACGCTGTCCCGGGGGTTTCGGGGGGAACGATCGCCCTGATCACAGGGATCTACGAACGACTCGTCGCCGCGATCACGGCGATCGACGCCGACCGGATCAGGCGACTCCTCTCGGGACTCAACCCGCGGAACCTGCCGGACGCACGGGCGGCGTTCCTCGAGATGGACGGCCCGTTCCTGCTCGTGCTCGGGGTCGGGATCATGACCGCGGTCATCACCGTACTCCGGACGGTCGTGTTTCTACTCGACACCGTCCCGGTCGCCACGTTCGCGTTCTTCTTCGGGCTGATCGGCGCCTCGGCGATCGTCCTCTTTGCGGACCTGTCACTGGTAACCCGAGGGCAAAAAGCCGCCGCCGTCACCGGATTCCTCGTTGCATTTCTCCTCTCGGGTGAGACGGCTGCCGGAGCCGACTCCGGGGGACTGCTCGTCTTCGTCGCCGGTGCGATCGCCGTGAGCGCAATGGTCCTTCCAGGGGTGTCGGGATCGCTACTGTTGATCCTGCTGGGACAGTACGAGTACATGTCGCGGGCGCTGGAAGGGTTCGTCGACGCGCTGTTCGGACTGGGTATGGGCGGATCAACCGCAGCAGTCCTGGAGACGGCACCGCCGGTGATCATCTTCCTTTCGGGGGCCGTCGTCGGTCTCTTTACGGTCGCTCACGGGGTGCGATACGCGCTGGCACGCTACCGGAACGCCACGTTCGCGTTCCTGGTCGCACTGGTGGCAGGAGCGCTCCGGGCGCCGGTCGTCCAGGCCGATCTGGCGCTTTCGGAAGCCGGACGATCCTGGACGCCGTCGGTGCTGGCGACGTTTCTCGCTGCTGCAGCCGTCGGGGCGGCGATCGTCCTCGTGCTCGATCACTACGCTGGCGTCATGGACTACTACAGCGAGGAGCAGTCGATTTGA
- a CDS encoding EthD domain-containing protein, producing the protein MIKLVEFLVKKPDLTHDEFAEYWLETHSPLAADLPGVKRYVTSLPTDPEKSEYDGVLELYFEDEDALSSAFDSEIGETVLSDAEEFIEVGTGPSTIVEETVQVDQT; encoded by the coding sequence GTGATCAAACTAGTCGAATTCCTCGTCAAAAAGCCAGACCTCACCCACGACGAGTTCGCCGAGTACTGGCTGGAAACGCACAGTCCACTCGCCGCGGATCTCCCCGGAGTGAAACGGTACGTGACGTCCCTGCCGACCGATCCGGAGAAAAGCGAGTACGACGGCGTTCTCGAACTGTACTTCGAGGACGAGGACGCGCTCTCGTCGGCGTTCGACTCCGAGATCGGCGAGACCGTTCTGTCGGACGCCGAGGAGTTCATCGAGGTCGGCACGGGTCCGAGCACGATCGTCGAAGAAACCGTTCAGGTGGACCAAACCTGA
- a CDS encoding class I SAM-dependent methyltransferase — protein sequence MEKDRPDPREFYDSYGRDEWHRLETGIDGSLEFEATTATLREQLPADGQVLDAGGGAGRYAVWLAERGYEVTLIDLSKRQTELAREYTAENGVSEAVSVVRGSITDLGADDGSFDATCCLGGPLSHLLEKRQRTRAARELQRVTVPDGPVFASVIGLLGFVQLYLATGYQLELLPDLLDHGNYDGRLLTKYDDEQPFTDTHLFRKDELKALLSKAGLTVEEVVGLEGLGSLFHDAAIRKNVAELSTAELDALKDVVRETNDDPVVTDLSIHMLAVSRV from the coding sequence ATGGAGAAGGACCGTCCGGACCCACGCGAATTCTACGATTCCTACGGACGAGACGAGTGGCATCGTCTCGAAACCGGAATCGACGGTTCGCTCGAATTCGAAGCGACGACAGCCACGCTTCGAGAGCAGTTACCGGCTGACGGACAGGTTCTCGACGCCGGCGGGGGCGCCGGTCGGTACGCGGTCTGGCTTGCCGAGCGCGGATACGAGGTGACCCTGATCGATCTCAGCAAACGTCAGACCGAACTTGCCCGGGAATACACGGCGGAGAACGGCGTCTCCGAAGCCGTGTCGGTCGTCAGGGGATCGATTACGGATCTCGGAGCAGACGACGGGAGTTTCGACGCGACGTGCTGTCTCGGCGGGCCACTCTCGCATCTCCTCGAGAAACGGCAGCGAACGCGAGCGGCACGGGAGCTACAACGCGTTACCGTGCCGGATGGTCCGGTGTTCGCGTCAGTGATCGGGTTGCTCGGGTTCGTCCAGTTGTATCTCGCAACGGGCTACCAGCTGGAACTGCTGCCCGATCTCCTCGATCACGGCAATTACGATGGCAGACTTCTGACAAAATACGACGACGAACAGCCGTTCACGGATACACACCTGTTCCGGAAAGACGAGTTGAAGGCGTTGCTTTCGAAGGCTGGGCTGACAGTCGAAGAGGTCGTCGGGCTCGAGGGGCTGGGGTCGCTGTTTCACGACGCGGCGATCCGAAAGAACGTTGCGGAGCTATCGACCGCCGAACTGGATGCCCTGAAAGACGTCGTTCGCGAAACAAACGACGACCCAGTCGTAACGGACCTCTCGATTCACATGCTGGCTGTCTCGCGGGTCTGA
- the purM gene encoding phosphoribosylformylglycinamidine cyclo-ligase, producing the protein MSDDADVNSGERGNNETTGNDELTYADAGVDIAASESATASLVDAVGDTAGDYAGLLDIGDRYLGLATDGVGTKLLVAEALGDYSTIGIDCIAMNVNDLVAAGIRPVAFVDYLAVDEPDDDVSAQVGRGLAEGAERADVELVGGETAVMPEVIKGLDLAGTAAGLAHKDALFEGGAEAGDALVGFRSSGIHSNGLTLARAATTDRHEYTDPCPFTGYETVGEALLEPTRIYTDLLEPMRDHGVRGAAHVTGGGWHNLTRLGEYRYAIEDAFDPHPVFGFVQREGNVSDQEMYATFNMGTGFVAAVDADRADELAAATDGRVIGRVEEGEGVAVEGIELSSE; encoded by the coding sequence ATGAGCGACGACGCCGACGTAAACTCCGGCGAGCGGGGGAACAATGAGACGACCGGGAACGACGAACTGACCTACGCCGACGCCGGCGTCGACATCGCCGCGAGCGAGTCGGCGACGGCGTCGCTCGTCGACGCAGTCGGTGATACCGCTGGCGACTACGCCGGCCTGCTGGACATCGGCGACCGGTATCTCGGCCTCGCCACCGACGGCGTGGGCACCAAGCTGCTCGTCGCGGAGGCGCTCGGGGACTACTCGACGATCGGCATCGACTGCATCGCGATGAACGTAAACGACCTCGTCGCCGCCGGGATCAGACCGGTCGCATTCGTCGATTACCTCGCAGTCGACGAACCGGACGACGACGTCTCGGCCCAGGTCGGTCGGGGGCTCGCGGAGGGGGCCGAACGGGCAGACGTCGAACTCGTCGGTGGCGAAACCGCGGTGATGCCGGAAGTGATCAAAGGGCTTGACCTCGCGGGGACTGCCGCAGGACTCGCCCACAAGGACGCGCTCTTCGAGGGGGGAGCCGAGGCGGGAGACGCGCTCGTCGGGTTTCGCTCGTCGGGGATCCACTCCAACGGGTTGACGCTGGCACGGGCGGCGACGACCGATCGCCACGAGTACACCGATCCGTGTCCGTTTACGGGCTACGAGACGGTCGGCGAGGCACTGTTGGAACCGACGCGGATCTACACCGACCTGCTGGAGCCGATGCGGGACCACGGCGTCCGGGGGGCCGCCCACGTAACCGGCGGGGGATGGCACAACCTGACGCGGCTCGGAGAGTATCGATACGCGATCGAGGACGCATTTGACCCCCATCCGGTGTTCGGGTTCGTCCAGCGCGAGGGGAACGTCAGCGACCAGGAGATGTACGCCACGTTCAACATGGGCACGGGATTCGTCGCCGCCGTCGACGCCGATCGCGCCGACGAACTCGCGGCGGCGACCGACGGGCGAGTGATCGGACGCGTCGAAGAAGGGGAAGGCGTCGCTGTCGAGGGAATCGAACTGTCATCAGAGTAA
- a CDS encoding HEWD family protein, which yields MGATVRKPTLRTCEHCGRTEEWNDEVESWRVSAAPGEPFCIHEWDINGSFVPVDK from the coding sequence ATGGGCGCAACAGTCCGAAAACCGACCCTGCGTACGTGCGAGCACTGCGGCCGCACGGAGGAATGGAACGACGAGGTCGAGTCCTGGCGCGTCAGTGCCGCCCCGGGAGAGCCGTTCTGCATTCACGAGTGGGACATCAACGGATCGTTCGTCCCGGTAGACAAGTAG
- a CDS encoding TraB/GumN family protein, whose translation MSDTADREGSVTVVGTAHISSASVEEVEETIDRERPDVVAVELDEGRYRQLQGETPEDLDASDLLRGNTVFQFLAYWMLSYVQTKMGERFDVTPGADMMAAVETAEGLNLDVALVDREIQTTIQRFWARMSLTEKLRMIGGLAFGVGDSRAAGLVLGLAIGIVAGPIIALFGGSFGVTDALLVRVTGAALVGIAAAYLVDRLGRGSLSPDGRLFAAIGGGGLLGIGLLLTGVVDPYVEAYLGGFVVNAVGSLTLGITTGILVGGVVALFLGLFEDDRPEEGGLEELSMEELTDTDVVSMMMEEFRQFSPGGAEALIDERDAYIAHKLVALREAGYHVVAVVGAGHQAGIERYLREPETLPPMEELTGTERGRGIPWFKVIGVVFSIGFVAFFLLLAMAGVRDGFLLRLFAAWFLINAVFAFSLAKLAGARWTSAGVGGAVAWLTSINPMLAPGWFAGYAELRHLRVNVGDITRLNEILSDETRPVSEIVSEMFDVPLFRLIMVVAMTNVGSMIATFLFATYVLPMFFAELGGVEAVGREMVRGAQNSADLIWRTIT comes from the coding sequence ATGAGCGACACGGCCGACCGTGAGGGGAGCGTCACGGTCGTCGGCACCGCCCACATCTCCTCGGCGAGCGTCGAAGAAGTCGAAGAGACGATCGACCGCGAACGACCCGACGTCGTCGCAGTCGAACTCGACGAAGGGCGCTACCGCCAGCTGCAAGGGGAAACCCCCGAAGACCTGGATGCATCAGATCTGCTGCGCGGCAACACCGTCTTCCAGTTTCTCGCGTACTGGATGCTCTCGTACGTGCAAACGAAGATGGGCGAGCGATTCGATGTCACCCCCGGCGCGGACATGATGGCGGCAGTCGAGACCGCAGAGGGGTTGAACCTCGATGTCGCGCTGGTCGATCGCGAGATCCAGACCACGATCCAGCGGTTCTGGGCCCGGATGAGCCTCACGGAGAAGCTCCGTATGATCGGCGGGCTCGCATTCGGCGTCGGCGACAGTCGGGCGGCCGGGCTCGTCCTCGGACTCGCGATCGGAATCGTCGCGGGGCCGATCATCGCGCTGTTCGGCGGTTCATTCGGCGTCACGGATGCGCTGCTTGTCCGGGTGACGGGCGCCGCTCTCGTCGGGATCGCCGCGGCGTATCTCGTCGACCGTCTCGGTCGCGGGAGCCTCTCACCCGACGGTCGGCTGTTCGCGGCGATCGGCGGTGGGGGACTGCTCGGTATCGGCCTTCTCCTGACGGGAGTCGTCGACCCGTACGTCGAGGCGTATCTCGGCGGGTTCGTGGTCAACGCGGTCGGCTCGCTAACCCTCGGGATCACGACAGGGATTCTGGTCGGCGGCGTCGTAGCGCTGTTTCTCGGCCTGTTCGAGGACGATCGCCCCGAAGAGGGCGGCCTCGAGGAACTCTCGATGGAGGAGCTCACCGACACCGACGTGGTGTCGATGATGATGGAGGAGTTCAGACAGTTCAGCCCGGGCGGGGCGGAGGCACTCATCGACGAACGCGACGCCTACATCGCCCACAAACTCGTCGCACTTCGGGAAGCCGGCTACCACGTCGTCGCAGTCGTGGGCGCCGGACACCAGGCGGGGATCGAGCGCTACCTCCGGGAGCCGGAGACGCTACCGCCGATGGAGGAGCTCACCGGCACCGAACGGGGGCGGGGAATTCCATGGTTCAAGGTGATCGGCGTGGTCTTCTCGATCGGATTCGTCGCCTTCTTCCTGCTGCTCGCGATGGCTGGGGTCCGGGACGGCTTCCTGCTGCGGCTGTTCGCGGCGTGGTTCCTCATAAACGCCGTGTTTGCGTTCTCGCTCGCGAAGCTGGCGGGAGCGCGGTGGACCTCGGCGGGCGTCGGCGGTGCGGTGGCCTGGCTCACGTCGATCAATCCAATGCTTGCGCCGGGCTGGTTCGCGGGGTACGCCGAACTTCGTCACCTCAGAGTGAACGTCGGTGACATCACTCGGCTCAACGAGATCCTCTCTGACGAAACCCGCCCTGTCTCCGAGATCGTCTCCGAGATGTTCGACGTCCCGCTGTTCCGGCTCATCATGGTCGTCGCAATGACGAACGTCGGGAGCATGATCGCCACGTTCCTGTTTGCGACGTACGTGCTTCCGATGTTCTTCGCCGAACTGGGCGGTGTCGAGGCAGTCGGTCGGGAGATGGTTCGTGGGGCTCAAAACAGTGCAGACCTGATCTGGAGGACGATCACATGA
- a CDS encoding rubrerythrin-like domain-containing protein: MTVYNSRIDPYEATYDYYECTECGYRELPSDGPAACPNCDGWMRDIAVPRE, from the coding sequence GTGACAGTTTACAATTCGCGTATCGATCCGTACGAAGCGACGTACGACTACTACGAGTGTACCGAATGTGGATACAGGGAACTCCCGAGCGACGGCCCCGCGGCGTGTCCGAACTGCGATGGCTGGATGCGTGACATCGCGGTTCCCCGGGAGTGA
- a CDS encoding methyltransferase domain-containing protein: MTESLDTTKLEREVKSMYRDVAESSQGEFHFETGRELAERLGYDPDVLDRVPREAIDSFAGVGYYFDLVDLRPGERVLDLGSGAGMDCFVAALSVTETGDIMGVDMTEAQIEKARRLAEEGGFHNVQIRNGHIEDLEFADESFDAVVSNGVINLSPEKQTVFEEAYRVLEPGGRLALADIVSERQLPDGIKSDADLWAACIGGASQVDSYTETIEAAGFDVMELRENTDYEFVSEQAANACEKYGVASVSLLAEK; the protein is encoded by the coding sequence ATGACCGAATCGCTGGACACTACGAAACTCGAACGCGAGGTCAAGTCGATGTACCGGGACGTCGCGGAGTCCTCACAGGGGGAGTTTCACTTCGAGACCGGCCGGGAACTGGCCGAACGGCTCGGCTACGATCCCGACGTTCTCGATCGCGTTCCGCGGGAAGCGATCGACTCGTTTGCGGGGGTCGGCTACTACTTCGATCTGGTGGACCTTCGTCCCGGGGAGCGGGTCCTGGATCTCGGCAGCGGGGCCGGGATGGACTGCTTCGTTGCGGCACTCTCCGTGACCGAAACGGGCGACATCATGGGAGTTGACATGACCGAGGCACAGATCGAGAAGGCGCGCCGGCTCGCCGAGGAGGGCGGGTTCCACAACGTCCAGATTCGGAACGGCCACATCGAGGACCTCGAGTTCGCGGACGAATCGTTCGACGCCGTCGTCTCTAACGGCGTCATCAATCTCTCACCGGAGAAACAGACGGTGTTCGAGGAGGCCTACCGAGTGTTGGAGCCGGGTGGGCGGCTCGCGCTGGCCGACATCGTCAGCGAACGCCAGCTTCCGGACGGGATCAAATCCGACGCCGACCTGTGGGCGGCCTGCATCGGCGGCGCGAGCCAGGTCGACAGCTACACGGAGACCATCGAAGCCGCCGGCTTCGACGTGATGGAACTCCGAGAGAACACCGACTACGAGTTCGTCTCCGAACAGGCCGCCAACGCCTGTGAGAAGTACGGCGTCGCAAGCGTCTCGCTGCTCGCAGAGAAGTAG
- a CDS encoding metalloprotease → MSRHGRGRDAYGVRIGQLQFSQSELQDLLVAWLALGVAFALFFVGGAANIDRLLAGGIVIPVLVSLFTAGLGFLLHELAHKVVAVHYDQVAAFEADYGMLFLAVMSALLGFIFAAPGAVVHRGRLTLRQHGLIALAGPVTNVILTALFIPVMVLGVLFGSDLIWLLGSRGFAINIFLAAFNLIPYGPLDGKTVIQWSKLVWVVFFVPTVVIAVVSVFGYGLGFGGSF, encoded by the coding sequence ATGAGCCGACACGGTCGCGGACGCGACGCCTACGGCGTACGGATCGGGCAACTCCAGTTCAGCCAGTCGGAGCTGCAGGATCTGCTCGTCGCGTGGCTGGCGCTCGGGGTCGCGTTCGCGCTGTTTTTCGTCGGCGGGGCCGCGAACATCGACCGGCTGCTCGCCGGCGGGATCGTCATCCCCGTGTTGGTGAGCCTCTTTACGGCCGGACTCGGCTTCCTGTTGCACGAACTGGCTCACAAAGTGGTCGCAGTCCACTACGACCAGGTCGCCGCCTTCGAGGCCGATTACGGAATGTTGTTCCTTGCGGTTATGAGCGCCCTCCTGGGCTTTATCTTCGCCGCCCCCGGCGCAGTCGTCCATCGTGGACGGTTGACGCTGCGACAGCACGGGCTGATCGCGCTCGCGGGTCCAGTGACGAACGTGATTCTTACAGCGCTGTTCATTCCGGTGATGGTACTCGGCGTTCTGTTCGGCTCCGACCTCATCTGGCTGCTCGGCTCCCGGGGCTTTGCGATCAACATCTTCCTGGCGGCCTTCAACTTGATCCCGTACGGCCCGCTCGACGGCAAGACCGTCATCCAGTGGAGCAAACTCGTCTGGGTCGTCTTCTTCGTTCCGACGGTCGTTATCGCCGTCGTCTCCGTGTTCGGCTACGGGCTCGGTTTCGGCGGGAGCTTCTGA
- the hisD gene encoding histidinol dehydrogenase — protein sequence MDVQTVASLSPERRRAFFERDAGVESIRGDVREILERVREEGDVALREFSSRFDGVDVGNIDVTAEAERAVEEVDDDVLVAIRTAIDNVETFHERQVPDDWRAEIDGRELGRRFRPIERAGVYVPGGTAAYPSSAIMGIVPARVAGVEHVAVATPPAEEMNPATLAAIAEAGADAVYAVGGAQAVGALAYGTETVSAVQKVVGPGNKWVTAAKAEVRGDVEIDFLAGPSEVLVVADDSADPKLVAAELVTQAEHDPNASVVAVTDDSDLAEEIAAEAESQAGDHTREEIIREAFDHDASGVLVARSMSEATLFAEEYAAEHLVVLAADDEAMLDRIPSAGSAFLGPYTPVAAGDYASGTNHVLPTNGNAKLYGGLSVDSFLRSTTVQRLDEDALSALSETITTLAEAEGLGAHAESVRKRFE from the coding sequence ATGGACGTACAAACGGTAGCGTCGCTGTCGCCCGAGCGCAGGCGGGCGTTCTTCGAGCGCGACGCCGGGGTGGAGTCAATCCGCGGTGACGTCCGCGAGATACTCGAGAGAGTTCGCGAGGAGGGCGACGTCGCGCTCCGGGAGTTCTCGAGCCGGTTCGACGGCGTCGACGTCGGAAACATCGACGTCACCGCCGAGGCGGAGCGAGCCGTCGAGGAGGTCGACGACGACGTGCTCGTGGCGATCCGGACGGCGATCGACAACGTCGAGACGTTCCACGAGCGACAGGTGCCCGACGACTGGCGGGCGGAGATCGACGGTCGAGAACTGGGGCGACGGTTCCGTCCGATCGAACGGGCCGGCGTCTACGTTCCCGGCGGGACCGCAGCGTATCCCTCCTCGGCGATCATGGGAATCGTGCCGGCCCGCGTCGCCGGCGTCGAACACGTGGCGGTCGCGACCCCGCCCGCAGAAGAAATGAACCCGGCGACACTCGCGGCGATCGCCGAAGCCGGCGCAGACGCAGTCTACGCCGTCGGTGGCGCACAGGCGGTCGGGGCGCTGGCATACGGGACGGAGACGGTCTCGGCAGTCCAGAAGGTCGTCGGACCCGGGAACAAGTGGGTCACCGCCGCCAAGGCCGAAGTGCGTGGCGACGTCGAGATCGACTTCCTCGCGGGCCCGAGCGAGGTGCTCGTCGTCGCCGACGACAGTGCGGACCCAAAACTCGTCGCCGCCGAACTCGTGACGCAGGCCGAACACGACCCGAACGCCTCGGTCGTGGCCGTAACCGACGATTCCGACCTCGCCGAGGAGATCGCAGCCGAAGCCGAGAGCCAGGCCGGCGACCATACTCGGGAGGAGATCATCAGGGAGGCGTTCGACCACGACGCGAGCGGGGTACTCGTGGCCCGGTCGATGTCCGAGGCGACGCTGTTCGCCGAGGAGTACGCCGCAGAGCACCTCGTCGTCCTCGCGGCGGACGACGAGGCGATGCTCGACCGGATTCCAAGTGCCGGCAGCGCGTTCCTGGGGCCGTACACGCCCGTCGCCGCCGGGGATTACGCCTCCGGAACGAACCACGTCTTGCCGACGAACGGGAACGCGAAGCTGTACGGCGGTCTGTCGGTCGATAGCTTCCTCCGGTCGACGACGGTCCAGCGCCTCGACGAAGACGCGCTTTCGGCCCTCTCCGAGACCATCACGACGCTCGCGGAGGCCGAGGGACTGGGCGCTCACGCCGAGAGCGTCCGCAAGCGGTTCGAGTGA